Proteins co-encoded in one Odocoileus virginianus isolate 20LAN1187 ecotype Illinois unplaced genomic scaffold, Ovbor_1.2 Unplaced_Contig_30, whole genome shotgun sequence genomic window:
- the LOC110136623 gene encoding olfactory receptor 51F2-like, whose protein sequence is MPSFHNSTLPTFLLTGIPGFEWAHTWISIPFCCLYLTALSGNTLILFIVLTEPSLHQPMCYFLSMLSTTDIGLCVSTLVTVLGIFWVNAREISFNACLSQMFFIHLFTIMESSVLLAMAFDRFVSISNPLRYATILTHRRIAQIGLAVITRGTVILTPQVLLLKRLSFCHSHVLHHSYCFHPDVMKLSCSDTKINSVFGLTVIISTAGVDSVFILLSYVLIIRSVLNIASPEERKKAFSTCISHVTAVAIFYIPLISLSFVHRFAKHAPSYVPTLIANVYLLIPPVMNPIIYSVKTKPIQKAMLKLLYFKGTRL, encoded by the coding sequence ATGCCAAGTTTCCATAACTCCACTTTGCCAACTTTCCTCTTGACTGGCATCCCTGGATTTGAATGGGCCCACACCTGGATCTCCATCCCATTCTGCTGCCTTTATTTGACTGCCCTTTCTGGAAATACTTTGATTCTGTTCATAGTCCTCACTGAGCCAAGCCTCCACCAGCCCATGTGCTACTTCCTGTCCATGTTGTCCACCACCGACATCGGCTTATGCGTCTCAACACTGGTGACAGTATTGGGAATCTTCTGGGTCAATGCCCGGGAAATCAGCTTCAATGCTTGCTTATCACAGATGTTCTTCATTCACCTCTTTACTATCATGGAATCTTCGGTGCTCCTGGCTATGGCCTTTGATCGTTTTGTGTCCATTTCTAACCCCTTGAGATATGCTACCATTCTAACGCACAGGAGGATTGCACAGATTGGTTTAGCAGTCATTACCAGGGGGACAGTCATTCTGACACCACAGGTCCTGCTTCTTAAACGTCTATCATTCTGCCATAGTCATGTGCTCCATCACTCCTACTGTTTCCACCCTGATGTGATGAAGCTCTCATGTTCAGATACAAAGATCAATAGTGTATTTGGACTAACTGTAATTATCTCTACTGCTGGGGTGGACTCTGTCTTTATCCTGCTTTCCTATGTATTGATCATTCGCTCGGTTCTCAACATTGCATccccagaggagaggaaaaaggcCTTCAGCACCTGCATTTCTCATGTCACTGCTGTGGCCATATTCTACATCCCTTTGATCAGCCTGTCTTTTGTTCACAGATTTGCAAAACACGCTCCATCCTATGTGCCCACACTCATTGCTAATGTATACTTGCTCATCCCTCCTGTGATGAATCCCATCATATACAGTGTAAAAACAAAGCCAATTCAAAAAGCTATGCTCAAACTTTTATATTTCAAGGGAACTCGTCTTTAA
- the LOC110136622 gene encoding olfactory receptor 51F2-like, with amino-acid sequence MPSFNQSIFHPTVFFLTGIPGFETYHAWIFIPFCCLYVIAISGNGMILFVIITESSLHEPMYYFLSMLSFTDLGLCLSTLVTMVGIFWFNTREISFDACIGQMFFIHGFTLMESSVFLAMAFDRYIAICNPLRYATILTNSRIIKVGVAIVVRVTTVVVPLLLLLKRLSFCGSHVLHHSYCFHPDVMKLSCTDTKINSAFGLAIVISTAALDSVLTLLSYVLIIHSVLSIASPEERKKALGTCVSHTSAVAIFYIPIISLSLVHRFGKHAPPLVHTLIANIYLLIPPVMNPIIYSVKTKQIRKAMVKIFLSKLI; translated from the coding sequence ATGCCATCCTTCAATCAGAGCATTTTCCACCCTACAGTCTTCTTTCTTACTGGCATCCCTGGTTTTGAAACCTACCATGCCTGGATCTTCATCCCATTCTGTTGTCTCTATGTCATTGCCATCTCAGGGAATGGCATGATCTTGTTCGTCATCATCACTGAATCAAGCCTTCATGAACCCATGTACTATTTCCTCTCCATGTTATCCTTCACGGACCTAGGACTATGCCTTTCCACATTGGTCACCATGGTGGGTATTTTCTGGTTCAACACTCGAGAAATCAGTTTTGATGCCTGCATTGGCCAAATGTTCTTTATCCATGGTTTTACATTAATGGAGTCCTCGGTATTCCTTGCAATGGCCTTTGACCGCTATATTGCCATCTGTAACCCACTGAGATATGCCACAATCTTAACCAATTCAAGGATCATCAAAGTGGGCGTTGCAATTGTTGTTAGGGTGACAACAGTTGTAGTGCCTTTACTCCTGCTCCTTAAGCGTCTGTCCTTCTGTGGAAGTCATGTTCTGCACCATTCATATTGCTTCCACCCTGACGTGATGAAGCTTTCATGCACAGACACCAAGATCAACAGTGCATTTGGTCTGGCCATTGTCATCTCTACTGCTGCCTTGGACTCTGTTTTGACCCTCCTCTCCTATGTCCTGATCATCCACTCTGTGCTCAGCATTGCCTCCCCAGAGGAGCGGAAAAAGGCCCTTGGAACGTGTGTATCCCACACAAGTGCCGTTGCCATCTTCTACATCCCCATTATCAGCTTGTCACTGGTGCATAGATTTGGGAAGCATGCCCCTCCCCTTGTACATACTCTCATTGCCAATATTTATCTGCTCATCCCTCCTGTAATGAATCCCATAATCTACAGTGTGAAGACAAAGCAAATTCGCAAGGCCAtggttaaaatatttctttccaaaCTAATTTAG